A region of the Bryobacteraceae bacterium genome:
ACTCATGAGGCGGGCCAGCTTGGGCCCCATGGTTCGCAGACCGAGGTAGGTGCGAAGGCGCGCCAACAGGCCCGAGGCGAGACGCGGCTGGGCTGTGTCAAACTCCCAGGGGTGGAGGTAGAGACAGGCGGGCGCGCGGTGGACGTGGTTCAGCAGGCGGATGCTGGATGCCACGTACGAGTAAGGGAGAAGACGGAGATAGGCGCCTCCGCCGGCGGGCGCATTCCGGCCCGCGTGGAGCGGGACCGCCGCGGGCGGCACTTCAAGGATGGTTCCGGAAGGCGTCTGGAGACGGTGCGGGAAGAAGGGGTGGTCTGGAACGCCGTAGCGGTCGTGGCGAACCGGGTAGATGCTGGAATCCGTCTGGATGCCGCATTCAGCCAGGACCTCGAGGGCCCAGAACGAGCGGGCGGTGATGGAGAAGCTGGGGGCGCGGTAGGCGCGGGGGCGGATGCCGGCCGCCTGGGCGATGGCATCCACGGCCATTTCCGTATCGCGGCGGAACTGCTGCGGGGTCAGGGAAAAGACAAGCGCATGAGCGAAGCTGTGGCAGCCGAGCTCATGGCCGGCTTCGGCGATGCGGCGCACCAGCGCCGGCCGGCGCGCGGCCACCCAGCCCAGGATGAAGAACGTCGCGCGGACGCCCGCAGCGTCCAGCAGATCGAGCACGATGGCGGTGGCCTCCTCGACGCGGGAGGGGAAGGAGTCCCACCGGGCCGGGTCCACGGTGCGCTGGACCTCGGTGGGGTGGAAGTAGTCCTCGACGTCGATGGTG
Encoded here:
- a CDS encoding polysaccharide deacetylase, with the protein product MTNILTIDVEDYFHPTEVQRTVDPARWDSFPSRVEEATAIVLDLLDAAGVRATFFILGWVAARRPALVRRIAEAGHELGCHSFAHALVFSLTPQQFRRDTEMAVDAIAQAAGIRPRAYRAPSFSITARSFWALEVLAECGIQTDSSIYPVRHDRYGVPDHPFFPHRLQTPSGTILEVPPAAVPLHAGRNAPAGGGAYLRLLPYSYVASSIRLLNHVHRAPACLYLHPWEFDTAQPRLASGLLARLRTYLGLRTMGPKLARLMSEFPFGPLGEVCPPQGAYPLLPARAGRP